In the genome of Streptomyces sp. NBC_00190, one region contains:
- a CDS encoding TIGR03084 family metal-binding protein, whose amino-acid sequence MPDPSAVDATAAAAAAVFADLREEGLELDALVAELPVSDWARPTPAPGWSVAHQIAHLHWTDRAALISLTDADGFGRMTEEALKAPDSFVDEGAEEGAGLPPAELLARWRSTRGALGEALAGASPDTRFPWYGPPMKAASMASARLMETWAHGQDVADALGVRRTPTARLRHVARIGVRARDYAYAVHGLDAPAEEFRVELTAPDGTDVWAYGPPDAPQRITGPALDFCLLVTQRAHRADLALSATGGDADRWLGIAQAFAGPAGPGREPGASR is encoded by the coding sequence GTGCCCGATCCGTCCGCCGTCGATGCCACTGCCGCAGCCGCTGCCGCCGTCTTCGCCGATCTGCGCGAGGAGGGTCTTGAACTGGACGCCCTGGTTGCGGAGTTGCCGGTGTCCGACTGGGCCCGGCCCACCCCCGCGCCGGGCTGGAGCGTCGCCCACCAGATCGCCCACCTGCACTGGACGGACCGGGCCGCACTGATCTCCCTCACCGACGCCGACGGCTTCGGCCGCATGACCGAGGAGGCCCTGAAGGCCCCCGACTCGTTCGTCGACGAAGGCGCGGAGGAGGGCGCGGGGCTGCCACCCGCCGAGCTGCTCGCCCGCTGGCGCTCCACGCGCGGCGCCCTCGGCGAAGCCCTCGCCGGGGCCTCGCCCGACACCCGCTTCCCCTGGTACGGGCCGCCGATGAAGGCCGCCTCCATGGCCAGCGCCCGGCTCATGGAGACCTGGGCGCACGGCCAGGACGTCGCCGACGCGCTCGGTGTCCGCCGCACCCCGACCGCCCGGCTGCGGCACGTGGCCCGGATCGGTGTACGGGCCCGCGACTACGCCTACGCCGTACACGGACTGGACGCGCCCGCCGAGGAGTTCCGGGTGGAGCTGACGGCCCCCGACGGCACGGACGTGTGGGCGTACGGCCCGCCGGACGCCCCGCAGCGGATCACGGGCCCGGCGCTCGACTTCTGCCTCCTGGTGACCCAGCGGGCCCACCGCGCCGACCTGGCCCTGTCGGCGACCGGCGGCGACGCGGACCGCTGGCTCGGCATCGCCCAGGCCTTCGCGGGCCCGGCGGGCCCCGGCCGCGAGCCGGGAGCCTCGCGGTGA
- a CDS encoding helix-turn-helix transcriptional regulator, whose protein sequence is MCVHALEDSPATLEPAHDGREERPGGGPGHPADLPILSVRETPDVADLPEGFDLASHWRRTQADFHARLHPEEALVRLSARGAARLTGAQARALTATGEPDPELPGWTRAVLPIESADHAEAQFLALATEAEVLSPPGLRTRIGATLAAMTARYADGPRVGDTDAGGAPWRTRPRPTARPGPGPRS, encoded by the coding sequence GTGTGTGTCCACGCCCTCGAAGACTCCCCGGCCACCCTCGAACCGGCCCACGACGGGCGGGAAGAGCGTCCCGGTGGCGGGCCCGGACACCCCGCGGACCTACCGATCCTGTCGGTCCGGGAGACGCCGGACGTCGCGGACCTCCCGGAGGGCTTCGACCTGGCGTCGCACTGGCGGCGGACCCAGGCCGACTTCCACGCGCGGCTCCACCCGGAGGAGGCGTTGGTCCGCCTCTCCGCGCGCGGCGCGGCGCGGCTGACCGGTGCGCAGGCCCGCGCCCTGACGGCCACCGGGGAGCCGGATCCGGAGCTGCCGGGGTGGACCCGGGCGGTCCTCCCGATCGAGTCGGCGGACCACGCGGAGGCCCAGTTCCTGGCCCTGGCCACGGAGGCGGAGGTCCTCTCCCCGCCCGGACTCCGCACCCGCATCGGAGCCACTCTCGCGGCGATGACGGCCCGCTACGCCGACGGGCCTAGGGTCGGGGACACCGACGCAGGAGGGGCACCGTGGCGAACGAGACCGAGACCGACAGCGCGGCCGGGACCGGGACCGCGATCGTGA
- the cutA gene encoding divalent-cation tolerance protein CutA — protein MANETETDSAAGTGTAIVIAQTTVDDELKARELARRAVELRLAACAHIDPPVTAVYRWKGSVESATEWRVSYRTTRERLPALAEWVGAEHAYDVPEWIVLPVTTGSAAYLAWVAAETAPE, from the coding sequence GTGGCGAACGAGACCGAGACCGACAGCGCGGCCGGGACCGGGACCGCGATCGTGATCGCGCAGACGACCGTCGACGACGAGCTCAAGGCGAGGGAACTGGCGCGGCGCGCCGTGGAACTGCGGCTGGCGGCCTGCGCGCACATCGACCCGCCCGTCACCGCCGTCTACCGGTGGAAGGGGAGCGTGGAGAGCGCCACGGAGTGGCGCGTCTCCTACAGGACGACGCGAGAGCGGCTGCCCGCCCTCGCCGAGTGGGTCGGGGCGGAACACGCCTATGACGTGCCGGAGTGGATCGTGCTCCCCGTCACCACCGGCTCCGCCGCGTACCTCGCGTGGGTCGCCGCGGAGACCGCCCCCGAGTAG
- a CDS encoding acyclic terpene utilization AtuA family protein: MLTGGELDVVTGDYLAELTMLILGRDRLENPDLGYAKTFLRQLEEGLGLAHERGVRIVANAGGLNPAGLADAVRALAAEAGVPVRVAHVEGDDLMPYGEGALTANAYLGGAGITACLRAGADVIVTGRVTDAALVSGPAAWWFDWAPDDYDRLAGAVVAGHVLECGTQATGGNYSFFTAHDVRRPGFPLAEISEDGSSVITKHPGTGGAVTTGTVTAQLLYETQGVRYLGPDVTARLDTVRLTEEDTDRVRVTGVRGEAPPTSLKVGVTRIGGWRNEVVFVLTGLDVEAKAQLVRAQLSDALEGVADAAWTLSRTDHEDAPTEETASALLRLVVRDPSPDRVGRGLTSAAIELALASYPGFHVTAPPGPAQPYGVFTSALVPASDVPHAAVLPDGTRVPVPAAPRTAPPAYEARGAGGGATVPGGAGAGESPEGPTTRAPLGAVAGARSGDKGGDANVGVWVESDAAWAWLERTLTVELLRELLPEARDLPVTRHALPRLRALNFTVTGLLGDGVASGHRFDPQAKALGEWLRARHLDIPSHLLPTPAPEGTGS, encoded by the coding sequence ATGCTGACCGGCGGCGAGCTGGACGTGGTGACCGGGGACTACCTGGCCGAGCTGACCATGCTGATCCTCGGCCGCGACCGCCTGGAGAACCCGGACCTCGGCTACGCCAAGACCTTCCTGCGGCAGCTGGAGGAGGGGCTCGGGCTCGCGCACGAACGCGGCGTACGGATCGTCGCGAACGCCGGCGGCCTGAACCCGGCCGGACTGGCCGACGCCGTACGGGCGCTGGCGGCCGAGGCGGGGGTGCCCGTCCGCGTCGCGCACGTCGAGGGCGACGACCTGATGCCGTACGGGGAAGGGGCGCTCACCGCCAACGCCTACCTCGGCGGCGCCGGGATCACCGCCTGCCTGCGGGCGGGCGCGGACGTGATCGTGACCGGCCGGGTCACGGACGCGGCGCTGGTCAGCGGCCCTGCGGCCTGGTGGTTCGACTGGGCGCCGGACGACTACGACCGGCTGGCCGGCGCGGTGGTCGCGGGCCACGTCCTGGAGTGCGGGACCCAGGCCACCGGCGGGAACTACTCCTTCTTCACCGCGCACGACGTCCGCCGCCCGGGCTTCCCCCTCGCGGAGATCTCCGAGGACGGCTCCTCGGTGATCACCAAGCACCCGGGCACGGGCGGGGCCGTCACCACCGGCACGGTCACGGCCCAACTCCTCTACGAGACCCAAGGCGTCCGCTATCTCGGCCCGGACGTGACGGCCCGCCTGGACACGGTCCGGCTGACCGAGGAGGACACCGACCGCGTCCGCGTCACGGGTGTGCGCGGAGAGGCTCCCCCGACCTCCCTCAAGGTGGGCGTCACCCGCATCGGCGGCTGGCGCAACGAGGTGGTCTTCGTCCTGACCGGCCTGGACGTCGAGGCGAAGGCGCAGCTCGTCCGCGCCCAGCTCTCCGACGCCCTGGAGGGCGTGGCCGACGCCGCGTGGACCCTGTCCCGCACGGACCACGAGGACGCCCCGACGGAGGAGACGGCCAGCGCCCTCCTGCGCCTGGTGGTCCGCGACCCGTCCCCGGACCGCGTGGGCCGCGGCCTGACCTCGGCGGCGATCGAACTCGCCCTGGCCAGCTACCCGGGGTTCCACGTCACCGCCCCGCCCGGCCCGGCCCAGCCGTACGGGGTCTTCACCTCGGCCCTGGTCCCGGCGTCGGACGTCCCCCACGCGGCTGTCCTCCCGGACGGCACCCGCGTACCCGTCCCGGCGGCGCCTCGAACAGCCCCGCCGGCGTATGAGGCGCGGGGGGCCGGGGGCGGAGCAACGGTTCCGGGAGGGGCCGGCGCGGGGGAGAGCCCCGAGGGGCCCACCACCCGCGCCCCCCTCGGCGCGGTGGCCGGGGCCCGCAGCGGCGACAAGGGCGGTGACGCCAACGTCGGGGTGTGGGTCGAGTCCGACGCCGCCTGGGCCTGGCTCGAACGCACCCTCACCGTCGAGCTGTTGCGGGAGCTGCTCCCCGAAGCCCGGGACCTGCCCGTCACCCGCCACGCGCTGCCCCGGCTGCGCGCCCTGAACTTCACCGTCACCGGCCTCCTCGGCGACGGGGTCGCCTCCGGCCACCGCTTCGACCCCCAGGCCAAGGCCCTCGGCGAATGGCTCCGCGCCCGCCACCTCGACATCCCGTCCCACCTGCTGCCCACACCCGCCCCGGAGGGGACCGGCTCATGA
- a CDS encoding CocE/NonD family hydrolase: MTQAARTPFSLYPELDATALGAFVTALESGDVTGLAPARAAEVAELRSVAVFTRGKVTGADGDLLDAALWRHTGIQPRPLIVMPSPWTSLGWLVYAVQATVFAARGYNVLAYTTRGFAASEGQVEVAGALDVADGSRALDHLVERSAGPVTGIGFLGDSYGSGISQLVAAHDTRVDAVVALSSWGDLGEAFYENSTRHVEAVRALLKAAEKARLSPQTQSVFDNVLAGRDVPGTLAWAEPRSPFTHIKELNRREVPVFYAHAWHETLFPPNQTLKMFNELTGPKRLVLSIGDHSGPESSGMFGLPNRIWTDAHRWFDHHLKGVDNGIADEGQVLSEVMWSKTLEPRPTWPSLTEHIHRLHLAGGGELAEEPEAGWTATVVCGVDTTATVADAVVTAGYAEMAGRPKVYPTDDIDRSVAAVWASAPAAETTRLRGTPKLRVTYRAANPGSTFVAYLLDVAPDGSAHIVTHAPYSDLESAPDSLIRAEIELQATAYDVQRGNRLMLVIDARDPFYGDANLPRATLAFTSPEQTPSYLDLPLG; encoded by the coding sequence GTGACCCAAGCCGCCCGAACCCCCTTCTCCCTCTATCCCGAACTCGACGCGACCGCCCTCGGCGCCTTCGTCACCGCCCTGGAGAGCGGCGACGTCACCGGCCTCGCCCCCGCCCGCGCCGCCGAGGTCGCCGAGCTCCGCTCCGTCGCCGTCTTCACCCGTGGCAAGGTGACCGGCGCCGACGGGGACCTGCTCGACGCCGCGCTCTGGCGCCACACCGGGATCCAGCCGCGCCCGCTGATCGTGATGCCCTCGCCCTGGACCAGCCTGGGCTGGCTCGTCTACGCCGTCCAGGCCACCGTCTTCGCGGCCCGCGGCTACAACGTCCTCGCCTACACCACCCGCGGCTTCGCCGCCTCCGAGGGCCAGGTGGAGGTGGCGGGCGCGCTCGACGTCGCCGACGGCAGCCGTGCCCTGGACCACCTCGTCGAGCGCAGTGCCGGGCCGGTGACGGGGATCGGCTTCCTCGGGGACTCGTACGGCTCGGGCATCAGCCAGCTGGTCGCCGCGCACGACACCCGGGTCGACGCGGTGGTCGCGCTCAGCAGCTGGGGCGATCTCGGGGAGGCGTTCTACGAGAACTCCACGCGCCACGTCGAGGCCGTACGGGCCCTGCTCAAGGCCGCCGAGAAGGCGCGGCTGAGCCCGCAGACGCAGAGCGTCTTCGACAACGTCCTCGCCGGCCGCGACGTCCCGGGCACCCTGGCCTGGGCGGAGCCGCGCTCGCCCTTCACGCACATCAAGGAGCTCAACCGGCGCGAGGTGCCGGTCTTCTACGCGCACGCCTGGCACGAGACGCTCTTCCCGCCCAACCAGACCCTGAAGATGTTCAACGAGCTGACCGGCCCCAAGCGCCTGGTCCTGTCCATCGGCGACCATTCCGGGCCCGAGTCGTCCGGCATGTTCGGCCTGCCCAACCGGATCTGGACGGACGCCCACCGCTGGTTCGACCACCACCTCAAGGGCGTCGACAACGGCATCGCCGACGAGGGCCAGGTGCTCAGCGAGGTGATGTGGAGCAAGACCCTCGAACCTCGCCCGACCTGGCCCTCCCTCACCGAGCACATACACCGGCTGCACCTGGCGGGCGGCGGGGAACTGGCGGAGGAGCCGGAGGCCGGCTGGACGGCGACCGTGGTGTGCGGGGTGGACACCACGGCGACCGTCGCCGACGCGGTCGTCACGGCCGGATACGCGGAGATGGCCGGCCGGCCGAAGGTCTACCCGACGGACGACATCGACCGCTCCGTCGCCGCGGTGTGGGCATCGGCCCCGGCCGCGGAGACCACCCGGCTGCGCGGCACACCAAAGCTGCGCGTGACGTACCGGGCGGCCAACCCCGGGTCCACCTTCGTCGCCTACCTCCTCGACGTGGCGCCCGACGGCTCGGCCCACATCGTCACGCACGCCCCGTACTCCGACCTCGAATCCGCGCCCGACAGCCTGATCAGAGCGGAGATCGAGCTCCAGGCCACGGCGTACGACGTCCAGCGCGGCAACCGGCTGATGCTGGTGATCGACGCCCGCGACCCCTTCTACGGCGACGCCAACCTGCCGCGCGCGACGCTGGCGTTCACCTCACCGGAGCAGACGCCCTCGTACCTGGACCTGCCCCTCGGATAG
- a CDS encoding DUF1801 domain-containing protein translates to MDAATYLAGVPEARRPALTRLRELCLAELPGFAEVIAYGMPAYVRPGEEAAEIAWANQKQYVSFYLMRTDIRDAFADRLAAHDMGKSCLRFRRTDGIDFGLLRDLLRATAGAAPGKVC, encoded by the coding sequence ATGGACGCCGCCACGTACCTGGCCGGTGTCCCGGAGGCCCGCCGCCCGGCCCTGACCAGGCTGCGGGAGCTGTGCCTGGCGGAACTGCCGGGCTTCGCGGAGGTCATCGCGTACGGCATGCCCGCGTACGTGCGGCCCGGCGAGGAGGCCGCGGAGATCGCCTGGGCGAACCAGAAGCAGTACGTCTCCTTCTACCTGATGCGTACGGACATCCGCGACGCCTTCGCGGACCGGCTGGCCGCCCACGACATGGGCAAGAGCTGCCTCCGCTTCCGCCGCACGGACGGCATCGACTTCGGCCTCCTGCGCGACCTCCTGCGGGCGACGGCCGGGGCCGCGCCGGGCAAGGTCTGCTGA